From one Paenibacillus terrae HPL-003 genomic stretch:
- a CDS encoding AAC(3) family N-acetyltransferase has translation MHTIKSLMKQLEQLGIDSKGTMLVHSSMKSMGPVEGGAEAVLDAFTEYMKDGLLVLPTHTWSYINADNPRFYVDRSPSCVGILPELFRNRPGVVRSLHPTHSVAALGQDSIEFTNDDHRFDTPCARGSAWGKLLDRRATILLVGVDLKRNTFIHGVEEWVDIPGRLTDDHEKLYTVLPNGTEIPVPSRRHCGLSWSEHFCKVDEVLESKGAMHKGRLGDAIVRVCDAATVAKVITEMLKDNPDLFSDNNPLDH, from the coding sequence ATGCACACGATAAAGAGCTTAATGAAGCAATTAGAGCAGCTGGGCATTGACAGCAAGGGGACGATGTTGGTCCATTCTTCGATGAAAAGTATGGGGCCGGTCGAGGGTGGCGCGGAGGCAGTTTTGGATGCGTTTACAGAGTATATGAAGGATGGGCTGCTGGTGTTACCCACCCATACGTGGTCCTACATCAATGCGGATAATCCGAGGTTTTACGTTGATCGCTCACCTTCCTGCGTCGGGATACTACCCGAACTTTTTCGCAATCGGCCTGGTGTGGTACGTTCGTTACACCCCACTCATTCGGTAGCAGCATTAGGTCAGGATTCAATAGAGTTCACAAACGACGATCATCGTTTCGATACTCCATGCGCTAGGGGTTCCGCCTGGGGGAAGCTGCTTGACCGAAGGGCGACCATATTACTAGTTGGGGTCGATTTAAAGCGCAACACATTTATTCATGGAGTCGAAGAGTGGGTGGACATACCCGGCAGGTTAACGGATGATCATGAGAAGCTGTACACGGTTTTACCCAATGGAACAGAAATCCCTGTACCTTCCCGCAGACATTGTGGGTTGTCGTGGTCGGAGCATTTTTGCAAAGTAGATGAGGTCCTTGAAAGTAAAGGTGCGATGCATAAGGGGCGGCTTGGCGATGCCATTGTAAGGGTTTGTGATGCGGCTACGGTGGCGAAAGTAATAACTGAAATGCTCAAGGACAATCCGGATTTGTTTTCGGATAATAATCCCTTGGATCATTAA